The genome window ATAGAAGGGCCCCTCATCCCAGTCGAGGCCGAGCCACTCCATCCCCTGGAGGATGGCATCCACCGATTCCTGGGTGGAGCGGGCAACATCGGTATCCTCGATGCGCAGGATGAACGTCCCGCCCTGCTTGCGGGCCAGCAGCCAATTGAAAAGAGCGGTACGCGCTCCCCCCACGTGAAGGTAGCCCGTGGGGCTCGGCGCGAAGCGCAGACGTACGTCGGACATGGAGTGCTCCTTACTCTCGGTCGTTTTCGTCGTTGTCGGCAGGGGTCTCGGGACCGGCGATGCGATATTCCTCGTCGGCCCAGGCGGCCAGATCAACGGTCTTGCAGCGTGCCGAACAGAACGGCCGGTGGGGATTCCCCTCCCAGACGGTTTCGGTTCGGCAGCGGGGGCATTTCAGAGTGGTGATCATCGGTGTCTCACGGTGAAACAAAAACCCCCAGGAGCAGGCGCATCCCGGGGACGTACGGTATCGGTCGGTCAGATCCCAAGCACGGAATACTACCGCCATCGCGCGTTTCCAGTCAATGTCAAAGTGGGATCAACGGAAGAACTGGAAGCCCCGCCGGTGGAGTTCGCCCACCATGGCGTCGGGAACAACCCAGTACATGTTGTCGGGGCCCAGGACGATGGAGACCGGCTGGTCCATGGCAAACGAATGGACCTGGGCCACTGAAAGAAAGGAAAAACGGTAGACTGGCTCTTCCACGTACCTTGGCTCCCTGGACGATTGCGCGTCGGCTCTTTATCTGATTCATCGGCACAACCTCAGTGAACTTTAAAGAAATAGTGCACCCGTTCAGCCAGGGCACCGCAGGCTGGGCGGTGGGAGATGATCAGCACGGTCTTCCCCCCGATCCGATTCGCCAACGCTGCAATCACCCGTTGTTCGGTGGTCCAGTCGAGCCCTTCGGTGGGCTCGTCCAGCAGAAAAACCGGCGCATCCTTCAGCAGGGCCCGGGCCAGGGCGATCCGGCGGGCCTCTCCTCCCGACACGGCACTCCCCCCCTCACCCACCGGGGTATCCAGACCCAGGGGCAATCCGTCGACCCACTCGGCAAGGGCAGCATCCCGGACGGCCCGACGCACCTGTTCCTCTTCGGCCGCCGGGTTGCCCAGAAGGATATTCTCTCTGATGGTGCCGTTGAAGAGGTGGGGCTGCTGGGGAACCACAGCGATCAGCCCGCGAATAGCCTCCCCTCCCAGGTCACGGAGCTCGACTCCCCCCAGGGTGACGCTCCCCCCGTAATCGCGGAAGCGAAGGAGGATGTCGGCCACGGTGCTCTTGCCCGAGCCGCTGGGACCCATGAGCGCCACCCGTCCCCCGGCGGGCACGTCCAGGTTGAAGTCCCGAAGTACCGGCAGGGAAGGGGCATGGGAAAACGAGACGTTGCGGAAGGCGATCCCCGCGGATGCCGGGAGAGGCGCTGGCACGGCAGGTTCCGGCACCGGCGGCGGAGAATCGGCCAGCTCGAGAATTCTTCGCACCGACTCCCGGGCGGCCGGCAGGTGCTGGAGCGCAGCGGGCATTCCGCCGGCTGACTCGAAGGCAGCCGCGGCAAAGAGCAGCAGCATCACCAGCAACGGTCCGCCGAGTTCCCCGGCGGCAACCTGAAAGGATGCAATCGCAAGGACCGCGGCCACCCCGACCCCGCCGCAGGCAATCCCTCCCGCCAGGGTGATGCCTCCTCCTGCCGCCAGACGCTCCTGTTCCGCCACCAGCCGTCGCGAAAGATCGTCAACCAGTGCGGCCTGACGCTCGGTCGCCCCCAGCAGGATCAGCTCCTCTCCGCCCTGCAGCCCTTCGGTCACGGTTTCCCGCAGGCTGCCGGCCAGTTCGGCGGAACGGCGGCCGGGCTCCTCGGCCAGTCGCCGCGCCACCAGGGGCAGGCCCACCCCGGCGGCCAGCAGGGCGAGAAAAAGAACCCCGGCGGCAGAGGTGCTCCAGATTGCAACAAAAGCCGTCGCAGCCAGGATTGCAACCCCACCGGCGGCGA of Geobacter anodireducens contains these proteins:
- a CDS encoding thiol reductant ABC exporter subunit CydC; amino-acid sequence: MRELFRILAVARGQWPWMTAGMLLAVLVIAASALLMAVSGWFIASMAVAGTTGAAFNYFFPSAAIRGLAILRTVGRYLERLATHEAGFRVLALLRVWLFRRLEPLAPATLERLGGGDVAGRLRADVDALESLYLRIMLPLAAGGVAILAATAFVAIWSTSAAGVLFLALLAAGVGLPLVARRLAEEPGRRSAELAGSLRETVTEGLQGGEELILLGATERQAALVDDLSRRLVAEQERLAAGGGITLAGGIACGGVGVAAVLAIASFQVAAGELGGPLLVMLLLFAAAAFESAGGMPAALQHLPAARESVRRILELADSPPPVPEPAVPAPLPASAGIAFRNVSFSHAPSLPVLRDFNLDVPAGGRVALMGPSGSGKSTVADILLRFRDYGGSVTLGGVELRDLGGEAIRGLIAVVPQQPHLFNGTIRENILLGNPAAEEEQVRRAVRDAALAEWVDGLPLGLDTPVGEGGSAVSGGEARRIALARALLKDAPVFLLDEPTEGLDWTTEQRVIAALANRIGGKTVLIISHRPACGALAERVHYFFKVH
- a CDS encoding DNA gyrase inhibitor produces the protein MITTLKCPRCRTETVWEGNPHRPFCSARCKTVDLAAWADEEYRIAGPETPADNDENDRE